GCTGTTGGCCACCTGAAAGTTGGGAGGGGTAGCAGTTCAACTTGCCGCCCAGTCCCACTCTTTCTAGCAACGCAGCTGCTTTCTCTCTCGCTTTGCTCGCTGGTTCCCCGTTTACATGCACTGGGCCCTCCATCACATTCTCGAGCGCGGTGCGGTGTGGGAACAGGTTGAAGCGCTGGAATACCATTCCGATCTGCCGACGCAGATCGTTGATCTCCCTGCTTTTTGAATCGACGGTATTACCAAGCAGCTTTATGCTTCCCGCTTGATAGGTCTCCAGCCCGTTTATGCACCGCAGCATCGTCGACTTACCGGAGCCGGACGCTCCGATCAAACAGACGACTTCCCCTTTCGAGACGGCAAGCGAGACGCCTTTGAGAACCTCGAATTCTCCAAAGCGTTTGTGGACATTTGTGAGCTCGATCATGTTAGCGGTCCCGATGTTTGCCAAAGCGCTGTTCAAGCCATTTTGTGAACGACATCAAAGGCAGCGTCATAGCCAGATACAGCACGGCCACCAGGGTGTAGACGGTTGTGTTATCGAATGTGGAAGCCGCGATGAGCTGTCCCTGTCGCGTGACCTCGTTCACTGAAATGGTGGATGCCAGAGCGGAGTCCTTGACCATCATGACGAACATGTTTGCGAGCGGTGGCAGTGCCAGCCGAAAAGCCTGAGGGAGCACGACCCGACGCATTGCTTTAACGCGCCCCATGCCGATGGAGCGTGCAGCTTCCATTTGACCGGCGTCAACGGCTTCAATCCCGGCCCTGAATATTTCAGCGAGGTACGTTGAGTACGCGAACCCGAGACCAAGTATCGCAGCATCCATCGCATTCAGTTGGACGCCGAGATCAGGGGCGACGAAGTAAATATAAAACAGGAGAACGATCATCGGCGTCCCGCGGACGAGATTGATCAGGTACGTCACCGGCTTTGCTAGCAAGGCTTTTCCGGAGAGGGTCGCTAAGGCCCACAGCAGCCCCAGGGGAATGCTGAGCAAAATCGCCCCAACACTTACCCGAACCGTTGCCAAGGCGCCCATTAATAGCAAAGGCGCGTACTCTCCCAGCTGGTCCCATGCGATCATGGTCTCCCCCTCCGTTCAAACTTCGTAGTTCAATTTAGTGAACATTCTTTGAAAAGTGAGTCAAGCAGGTTTTCTTCAACTCGTAGTCAGATGCAGCCTGTTTTCCGCCGAATGTTCGAATAATGCATTGAGATCTAAGGGTAAATTTCCGTTGAGTGCGGTTCATATTTTTTGAAACGCTAATTCACTATTTTTCGATTGACGAAGCGGAAAAGTTCAATATCGTGAAAAACGTCGATGCAACAATTGCATTCGATGCCACTTTGAACATGCTGGCCCAAACAAAAAAGCGCATCTGCAAAGGCGAACTTGCGTGCGCTGACATATGAGGTGAACAATGCTTCGCATGGGAAAAAAACGTTGTTTCGTCGCAGGGGCGCTGTCCGCAGCCATTGCGTTCTCGACCCCGAGCTTGGCTGACACGATCACGGCAGGCTCTCCGCCCTCAAGCGCTCCTTCCACGTTCCTGAATACAAAAACGGGGAAAATCGAAGGCTATATGCCAGAGATTGCGTTGGAAATTGCTCGGCGTCAGAACCTCGACCTGAAGTTTGACGCCGTGATCTTCGCGACGCTGGTGCAATCGGTTATCGCCGGAAAGATCGACATGATCGTTGCCGGCATGACCCCCAATGAGCAACGCGCCAAGTTCGTTGATTTTTCACAGCCGATTCTTGCCTACGGCGAAGGCATCTTCGTACGTGATGATCAAAGCAAGACCTTTAAGACGGCAAAGGACTTCAAGGATGAGGTTGTGGGGGCGATGGCCGGCACTACGTACGGCTCCATGCTGCAGGACCTTAATGTCGCGAAAGAAGTGAAGTTTTACGACAGTGCTGCTGACCTGGCTCGCGACGTGTCCTTGGGGAGAGTTGTCGCCGGAATGAACGACTACCCGATCATCAAGGGACAACAGGCGGCTGGTGCGCTGCAAGGAATGCATGTTGTCGAGGAGTATGAACCTCTTCTCAAGGAAGATGTTGCGTTTGGAGTGCGTAAAGGCAACAAGGATCTACTCGATAAAATCAATGCGTCTCTAACCGAGATGAAAGAGGACGGAACGCTTAAGAAGATACTAGCAAAGTGGGGAATGGACGGAATTCTATAAGGATCTGCAAGATCAATCATGCGTCGAGAAGGCCGCAAGGCCTTCTCGACCTAGTCTTTTCATTGACGTGCGAGATTAAATAACATGCCTATGCGCTCGAAACTGAATTCAGCTGAGACAACGCCATCTGAGGAGACCGTCGGCTCGCGCCTGCGTCAGATTCGTATCCAGCGGAAGATGACTGTGAAAGAAGTGGCAAATCTCGCCGGCGTTTCGGTCGGTATGATCAGTCAGATCGAGCGCGATATTTCAAGTCCTTCCATTCGTATTCTAGAGCGGCTCCGCACAGCCATGGACATTCCGTTGATGGCGTTGCTTGAGACATCGGACCAGCCTGGTGTTTCGCAAAATTCGATTATCCGTCGCAAGAGTGACCGACTTGTCATGGAGTTCAAGCACGGTGACGTGACCAAACAGATGCTGTCACCGGTGGGTGATCACGACATCCAGTTCATGAAAATTACGCTGCGCCCAGGGGTCAATCAAACTGATGTCCTGATCGGATCAGGAGAGAAGGCGGGCTTGGTCGTAAG
The nucleotide sequence above comes from Ensifer adhaerens. Encoded proteins:
- a CDS encoding amino acid ABC transporter permease, with product MIAWDQLGEYAPLLLMGALATVRVSVGAILLSIPLGLLWALATLSGKALLAKPVTYLINLVRGTPMIVLLFYIYFVAPDLGVQLNAMDAAILGLGFAYSTYLAEIFRAGIEAVDAGQMEAARSIGMGRVKAMRRVVLPQAFRLALPPLANMFVMMVKDSALASTISVNEVTRQGQLIAASTFDNTTVYTLVAVLYLAMTLPLMSFTKWLEQRFGKHRDR
- a CDS encoding substrate-binding periplasmic protein; this encodes MLRMGKKRCFVAGALSAAIAFSTPSLADTITAGSPPSSAPSTFLNTKTGKIEGYMPEIALEIARRQNLDLKFDAVIFATLVQSVIAGKIDMIVAGMTPNEQRAKFVDFSQPILAYGEGIFVRDDQSKTFKTAKDFKDEVVGAMAGTTYGSMLQDLNVAKEVKFYDSAADLARDVSLGRVVAGMNDYPIIKGQQAAGALQGMHVVEEYEPLLKEDVAFGVRKGNKDLLDKINASLTEMKEDGTLKKILAKWGMDGIL
- a CDS encoding cupin domain-containing protein; amino-acid sequence: MRSKLNSAETTPSEETVGSRLRQIRIQRKMTVKEVANLAGVSVGMISQIERDISSPSIRILERLRTAMDIPLMALLETSDQPGVSQNSIIRRKSDRLVMEFKHGDVTKQMLSPVGDHDIQFMKITLRPGVNQTDVLIGSGEKAGLVVSGQVVLDVNGSSYVLEQGDSFQFSSGLPHGIRNASDADAEVLWIMNTKQSEAAI
- a CDS encoding amino acid ABC transporter ATP-binding protein, with amino-acid sequence MIELTNVHKRFGEFEVLKGVSLAVSKGEVVCLIGASGSGKSTMLRCINGLETYQAGSIKLLGNTVDSKSREINDLRRQIGMVFQRFNLFPHRTALENVMEGPVHVNGEPASKAREKAAALLERVGLGGKLNCYPSQLSGGQQQRVAIARSLAMSPKAILFDEPTSALDPELVGEVLQVMRDLADEGMTMIIVTHEMQFAREVADRVCFLHGGRIVEEGPASDVLTSPKEERTRDFLRRVLHDTVPNSSRHSGRSSSLA